In the genome of Bradysia coprophila strain Holo2 unplaced genomic scaffold, BU_Bcop_v1 contig_232, whole genome shotgun sequence, one region contains:
- the LOC119075907 gene encoding integumentary mucin A.1-like isoform X1: MKFFLILLSIHLLATNCESAQSTNPDCDFSNPEQRTDGGFPGITQAQCESLGYCFDTTVPNVPWCIKSAQLVSSSNCDFGDKQNRVEGGYPGVTRKQCVSDGNCFDDSTPGVKWCFKPNVNAGGAEDVNANTVGTEEANVNAVGTEAANEDAAATEDADVPEESNVNAVGTDDANVNAVGAEEANVNAVTTEEANGTSVGTEEADVNAAVPEESNVNTVWTEEVNVSVNSDPAVPITAGRLGIYLDDLLQRILRGRSELIRANRCRCY; encoded by the exons atgaaatttttcttaattcttcTGTCGATTCACCTTTTGGCTACGAATTGTGAATCAG CCCAGTCAACGAATCCGGACTGCGACTTCTCGAATCCAGAGCAACGAACTGATGGCGGATTTCCTGGAATAACACAAGCGCAATGCGAATCTCTCGGATATTGTTTCGACACCACCGTTCCCAATGTTCCATGGTGTATTAAATCAGCACAATTGGTGTCCAGCAGTAATTGTGATTTTGGAGATAAACAAAATCGCGTCGAAGGCGGCTACCCTGGAGTAACTAGAAAACAATGTGTATCCGACGGAAACTGCTTCGATGACTCAACGCCGGGCGTTAAGTGGTGTTTCAAACCCAATGTAAATGCCGGTGGTGCAGAGGATGTAAATGCAAATACCGTTGGCACAGAGGAAGCAAATGTAAATGCCGTTGGGACAGAGGCAGCCAATGAAGATGCCGCTGCGACAGAG GATGCCGATGTGCCGGAGGAATCCAATGTAAATGCCGTTGGGACCGACGATGCAAATGTAAATGCCGTTGGGGCTGAAGAAGCAAATGTAAATGCCGTTACGACAGAGGAAGCCAATGGAACATCCGTTGGGACAGAGGAAGCCGATGTAAATGCCGCTGTGCCGGAGGAATCCAATGTAAATACCGTTTGGACAGAAGAAGTTAATGTAAGTGTGAATTCAGATCCTGCAGTACCTATTACTGCAGGTAGACTAGGAATATATCTAGATGACTTACTTCAACGAATCCTGAGAGGGAGATCAGAACTGATCAGAGCAAATCGATGCCGATGTTATTGA
- the LOC119075907 gene encoding trefoil factor 2-like isoform X3: protein MKFFLILLSIHLLATNCESAQSTNPDCDFSNPEQRTDGGFPGITQAQCESLGYCFDTTVPNVPWCIKSAQLVSSSNCDFGDKQNRVEGGYPGVTRKQCVSDGNCFDDSTPGVKWCFKPNVNAGGAEDVNANTVGTEEANVNAVGTEAANEDAAATEEANGTSVGTEEADVNAAVPEESNVNTVWTEEVNVSVNSDPAVPITAGRLGIYLDDLLQRILRGRSELIRANRCRCY from the exons atgaaatttttcttaattcttcTGTCGATTCACCTTTTGGCTACGAATTGTGAATCAG CCCAGTCAACGAATCCGGACTGCGACTTCTCGAATCCAGAGCAACGAACTGATGGCGGATTTCCTGGAATAACACAAGCGCAATGCGAATCTCTCGGATATTGTTTCGACACCACCGTTCCCAATGTTCCATGGTGTATTAAATCAGCACAATTGGTGTCCAGCAGTAATTGTGATTTTGGAGATAAACAAAATCGCGTCGAAGGCGGCTACCCTGGAGTAACTAGAAAACAATGTGTATCCGACGGAAACTGCTTCGATGACTCAACGCCGGGCGTTAAGTGGTGTTTCAAACCCAATGTAAATGCCGGTGGTGCAGAGGATGTAAATGCAAATACCGTTGGCACAGAGGAAGCAAATGTAAATGCCGTTGGGACAGAGGCAGCCAATGAAGATGCCGCTGCGACAGAG GAAGCCAATGGAACATCCGTTGGGACAGAGGAAGCCGATGTAAATGCCGCTGTGCCGGAGGAATCCAATGTAAATACCGTTTGGACAGAAGAAGTTAATGTAAGTGTGAATTCAGATCCTGCAGTACCTATTACTGCAGGTAGACTAGGAATATATCTAGATGACTTACTTCAACGAATCCTGAGAGGGAGATCAGAACTGATCAGAGCAAATCGATGCCGATGTTATTGA
- the LOC119075907 gene encoding integumentary mucin A.1-like isoform X2: MKFFLILLSIHLLATNCESAQSTNPDCDFSNPEQRTDGGFPGITQAQCESLGYCFDTTVPNVPWCIKSAQLVSSSNCDFGDKQNRVEGGYPGVTRKQCVSDGNCFDDSTPGVKWCFKPNVNAGGAEDVNANTVGTEEANVNAVGTEAANVNAVGAEEANVNAVTTEEANGTSVGTEEADVNAAVPEESNVNTVWTEEVNVSVNSDPAVPITAGRLGIYLDDLLQRILRGRSELIRANRCRCY; encoded by the exons atgaaatttttcttaattcttcTGTCGATTCACCTTTTGGCTACGAATTGTGAATCAG CCCAGTCAACGAATCCGGACTGCGACTTCTCGAATCCAGAGCAACGAACTGATGGCGGATTTCCTGGAATAACACAAGCGCAATGCGAATCTCTCGGATATTGTTTCGACACCACCGTTCCCAATGTTCCATGGTGTATTAAATCAGCACAATTGGTGTCCAGCAGTAATTGTGATTTTGGAGATAAACAAAATCGCGTCGAAGGCGGCTACCCTGGAGTAACTAGAAAACAATGTGTATCCGACGGAAACTGCTTCGATGACTCAACGCCGGGCGTTAAGTGGTGTTTCAAACCCAATGTAAATGCCGGTGGTGCAGAGGATGTAAATGCAAATACCGTTGGCACAGAGGAAGCAAATGTAAATGCCGTTGGGACAGAGGCAGCCA ATGTAAATGCCGTTGGGGCTGAAGAAGCAAATGTAAATGCCGTTACGACAGAGGAAGCCAATGGAACATCCGTTGGGACAGAGGAAGCCGATGTAAATGCCGCTGTGCCGGAGGAATCCAATGTAAATACCGTTTGGACAGAAGAAGTTAATGTAAGTGTGAATTCAGATCCTGCAGTACCTATTACTGCAGGTAGACTAGGAATATATCTAGATGACTTACTTCAACGAATCCTGAGAGGGAGATCAGAACTGATCAGAGCAAATCGATGCCGATGTTATTGA
- the LOC119075907 gene encoding trefoil factor 2-like isoform X4: MKFFLILLSIHLLATNCESAQSTNPDCDFSNPEQRTDGGFPGITQAQCESLGYCFDTTVPNVPWCIKSAQLVSSSNCDFGDKQNRVEGGYPGVTRKQCVSDGNCFDDSTPGVKWCFKPNVNAGGAEDVNANTVGTEEANVNAVGTEAANEDAAATEAANEDAAATEAVNATTDGT, translated from the exons atgaaatttttcttaattcttcTGTCGATTCACCTTTTGGCTACGAATTGTGAATCAG CCCAGTCAACGAATCCGGACTGCGACTTCTCGAATCCAGAGCAACGAACTGATGGCGGATTTCCTGGAATAACACAAGCGCAATGCGAATCTCTCGGATATTGTTTCGACACCACCGTTCCCAATGTTCCATGGTGTATTAAATCAGCACAATTGGTGTCCAGCAGTAATTGTGATTTTGGAGATAAACAAAATCGCGTCGAAGGCGGCTACCCTGGAGTAACTAGAAAACAATGTGTATCCGACGGAAACTGCTTCGATGACTCAACGCCGGGCGTTAAGTGGTGTTTCAAACCCAATGTAAATGCCGGTGGTGCAGAGGATGTAAATGCAAATACCGTTGGCACAGAGGAAGCAAATGTAAATGCCGTTGGGACAGAGGCAGCCAATGAAGATGCCGCTGCGACAGAGGCAGCCAATGAAGATGCCGCTGCGACAGAGGCAGTCAATGCAACAACAGATGGGACATAG
- the LOC119075886 gene encoding 2'-5'-oligoadenylate synthase 2-like, with protein sequence MDPSKYFEDQMNQAFRKLATDIIPTDETAKNRCTANIVKLLQDKSRFKIGQVCIAGSGGKRTTIFSSDVDCVLFMNEMRPPFKEVLNDFSDILTLTDSFNIRHVRTTQYTIQFTANGFDFDIQPAANFFAHCHDETGDHLSSEQHRRTLDIIKADPGKYGYSYSGSLAKATVQFMKEQDAFTHEMVRVAKFWYKTLFFDEYVSGAKSAIELVAVYVAGKERNYGSASHLRCFGQVLKYLQNFDEMNIVFENEYKFAEHQPVNGKRPRLIDPVNPYNNFASNWSRKSIELIKCYANETNRRLQILADGKMAQLNVLFEPQPMILPILSKVFPDTSHHRSQWLVGVNDNNSLPDLKVHNEKFMDDPVRRMGVEILKDYFRTVAYSAKASPNTGPVEVKTAIENLISSHVLNRKVSWTPVSAERHEDFDVTFTVPCSNDKAVRISYRL encoded by the exons ATGGATCCGAGCAAATATTTCGAAGACCAAATGAATCAAGCTTTTCGGAAGCTGGCTACCGACATCATTCCGACCGATGAGACGGCAAAAAATCGTTGCACTGCCAAT ATTGTTAAGCTGTTGCAAGACAAGAGCCGTTTCAAAATTGGCCAGGTTTGCATTGCCGGCAGTGGTGGAAAACGAACGACAATCTTCAGTTCGGATGTTGATTGCGTGTTGTTCATGAACGAAATGCGTCCGCCTTTCAAGGAAGTTTTGAACGACTTCTCTGACATCCTCACGTTGACCGATTCGTTCAACATACGGCACGTTCGAACCACCCAATACACCATTCAATTCACGGCGAACGGTTTTGATTTCGACATACAGCCGGCAGCCAATTTTTTCGCCCATTGCCACGACGAGACCGGTGATCATTTGAGCAGCGAACAACATCGCAGGACGTTGGACATTATTAAAGCGGATCCGGGCAAGTATGGATATTCGTATTCGGGCTCGTTGGCAAAGGCAACCGTTCAGTTTATGAAAGAACAGGATGCGTTCACTCACGAGATGGTTCGTGTGGCGAAATTCTGGTACAAGACTTTGTTCTTCGATGAGTATGTCAGTGGTGCCAAGAGCGCAATTGAATTGGTTGCTGTTTATGTGGCCGGGAAGGAGCGTAATTATGGTTCTGCATCGCATTTGAGATGCTTCGGGCAGGTCCTCAAGTATCTGCAGAATTTCGACGAGATGAACATCGTGTTCGAAAATGAATACAAATTCGCCGAACATCAACCGGTCAACGGCAAACGACCGCGTCTCATCGATCCGGTGAATCCATACAACAATTTTGCCAGCAATTGGTCCCGCAAATCCATTGAGCTGATCAAATGCTATGCGAATGAGACAAATCGTCGACTGCAGATTCTCGCCGATGGCAAAATGGCTCAGTTGAATGTTCTGTTTGAGCCGCAACCAATGATTCTGCCGATATTGAGTAAAGTATTCCCGGATACTTCACATCATCGGTCGCAATGGCTAGTGGGTGTGAACGATAACAACTCTTTGCCGGATCTGAAGGTTCACAACGAGAAATTTATGGACGACCCCGTTCGTCGCATGGGTGTGGAAATTCTgaaagattattttcgaacTGTGGCGTATTCAGCGAAGGCATCACCAAACACCGGCCCAGTGGAAGTAAAAACTgccatcgaaaatttgatttcgagTCATGTTCTCAATCGAAAAGTTTCATGGACACCAGTATCCGCTGAAAGGCATGAAGATTTCGACGTAACATTCACTGTTCCATGTTCAAATGACAAGGCCGTTCGGATCAGTTACCGTTTATAG
- the LOC119075877 gene encoding AF4/FMR2 family member 4, giving the protein MISKKQKRKIFIPKAANLRKCYVQLGQIDNILTRINPTKRKSSGKIGTPAPPGTKLIRVKSDLFRKTSTPLATSERASKRTPKPNRRYVNEETVITSTWMEKEDSSVQPSEIDDDDEDMDERMAESNRKGGNKIPGPRSRTMNKGADKLLKRKNFDEKPGPRQHKKGHYSSDDDYEEMVVTSDSEPSTTRRQKESITPKTNPLKSTPRQSAPRQVNSRARPLIKLPPTSKQKSSPSTRSPPTKPNSNKASPLANASNKLAKTKEVSPISKPNVVVDLEDFEQMPTFTIVNINDIINQKEEVVVIEKSPRVPGKKVNKIPTKKSEQREPEDLVAELMQEDDDFETKTDTTNTKTPSRRKTPHKVLSDQVVQPSATKETKPIPNKSTPIGTKPYRNIIGGKNNGKLKEVVTPPATTAAKQPPRILNSQLCTNADSELTSVMAHITSPKKTLNNNIKTALNRSKENIKQPVKPAPVTNITTISGGRKVRKITCFETWFVIKLPHIEPINTQSVLDIELIKLGNEIKEIPLPTADWNYKISLTRITKPNTTGLIYSGEVQEANIKEEERHFYQPTTIMFRRECKNKALRMQFDRAVIMKNRSFFINVDGKNVKLIGAPQFLQNFEDIETLLQIVENISLTDPLVEQTTYVI; this is encoded by the exons atgatttcgaaaaaacagaaacgaaaaattttcataccaAAAGCGGCCAACCTTCGAAAATGTTACGTACAATTGGGTCAAATCGATAACATCCTCACTCGCATCAATCCCACCAAGCGAAAGTCGTCCGGCAAAATCGGAACGCCAGCACCGCCCGGCACAAAGCTGATTCGTGTGAAAAGCGATCTGTTCCGGAAAACGTCAACGCCACTGGCCACCAGCGAGCGCGCATCGAAACGGACACCGAAGCCGAATCGACGGTACGTCAACGAGGAGACCGTTATCACGTCGACATGGATGGAAAAGGAAGACAGTTCGGTGCAGCCGTCGGaaattgatgatgatgatgaggaCATGGATGAACGGATGGCGGAGTCGAATCGGAAGGGTGGAAATAAGATTCCCGGACCAAGAAGTCGTACGATGAATAAGGGAGCGGATAAGTTGCTAAAGCggaaaaattttgatgaaaaaccCGGACCGAGACAACACAAAAAG GGTCATTACTCCAGCGACGATGACTACGAAGAAATGGTCGTAACTTCTGACTCGGAGCCATCGACTACACGCAGACAAAAGGAATCGATTACACCCAAGACAAATCCCTTGAAATCAACGCCACGTCAGTCTGCCCCCAGGCAAGTGAACAGTCGAGCTCGGCCACTGATCAAACTGCCGCCAACGTCCAAACAGAAATCCTCTCCATCAACCCGATCACCTCCAACCAAACCGAATTCCAACAAAGCATCGCCACTGGCCAACGCATCGAATAAATTGGCCAAAACCAAGGAAGTGTCGCCGATATCCAAGCCAAATGTGGTCGTGGATTTGGAGGATTTCGAACAGATGCCCACGTTCACCATCGTCAACATCAATGACATCATCAATCAGAAGGAGGAGGTCGTCGTCATTGAAAAGTCACCGCGAGTGCCCGGCAAAAAGGTGAACAAAATTCCGACGAAAAAGAGCGAACAACGCGAACCGGAAGATCTGGTCGCCGAATTGATGCAGGAAGACGACGATTTCGAAACCAAAACGGACACAACCAACACCAAAACGCCTAGTCGCCGTAAGACACCGCACAAAGTCCTGTCCGATCAGGTTGTACAGCCGTCGGCCACAAAGGAAACGAAACCGATTCCGAATAAATCGACGCCAATCGGCACAAAACCGTATCGCAACATCATCGGCGGTAAAAACAATGGCAAACTGAAGGAAGTTGTAACGCCACCGGCTACCACGGCTGCGAAACAACCACCTCGAATATTGAACTCGCAACTCTGCACCAACGCCGATTCGGAATTAACGTCAGTCATGGCGCACATAACGTCACCGAAGAAGACACTgaacaacaacatcaaaacCGCGCTGAACCGATCGAAGGAAAACATCAAACAGCCAGTGAAACCGGCTCCTGTCACGAACATTACAACGATATCCGGCGGCCGAAAAGTGCGCAAAATCACCTGCTTCGAGACATGGTTTGTCATCAAATTGCCGCACATCGAACCGATCAACACCCAATCGGTACTGGACATAGAGCTGATCAAACTCGGCAAcgaaatcaaagaaattcCACTGCCGACCGCCGACTGGAACTACAAAATCTCATTGACCCGCATCACCAAACCGAATACGACCGGTCTGATTTACAGCGGTGAAGTGCAAGAGGCGAACATCAAAGAGGAAGAGCGACACTTCTACCAACCCACCACGATCATGTTCCGGCGCGAATGCAAAAACAAAGCGTTGCGAATGCAATTTGACCGGGCGGTTATCATGAAGAATCGAAGTTTCTTCATCAATGTGGACGGGAAGAATGTGAAATTGATTGGAGCACCGCAATTTTTACAGAATTTCGAGGACATTGAGACATTGCTGCAGATCGTTGAGAATATATCGCTGACCGATCCGCTCGTCGAACAGACGACGTACGTCATTTAG
- the LOC119075874 gene encoding DNA repair protein XRCC1 — translation MPSLLFKSIKSFSSEDPLFPASNLLSSTTSTGKKWKCQSEGEKSAEVVLELESSSTITAIDIGNEHSAFVEVFVSKNGASEFQQILLVSSFMTPVESRNSETINRVRCFNKSALVEDVVESKCKWDLVKVVCTQPFNKRVKYGLSFIKLHSTDAKESVNNMELTSVPQKLFGNFKIREDSPDSDGEPSQSLFARWKGARNSGDGKGMSPVASLSAAAAIRNASTTASLNNRSPQVNRAAVTPKRTEHRPNVSDQADDDEAITKKNRNRSELMYEEEDDRPNEKLDKVILKERERLKREKSEKKNSEKKGSSAKTTPAVKDRSGSLPASSKTSKNDANKPSSSKESDRSTATATSKTKRQSSPVPAETPPVKKMKPTRERTYKPFHRLLEGVVLVISGIQNPARANIRQQALDMGAKYKADWEASCTHLICAFKNTPKYRQVHGHGKIITKDWIVECHKRKMRIPWRRFALDGDDGDASESEEEILDESMKPSKPSSQHSNDTKPSQPSTSKSPSKSTIVLSDDDPASDNESLDRYNLNSSRVERNDFVSSGSDTEDEIRRVLEKKQSSTTDRITKSPPSSDDIYNATTEEDEGNTVTSKPSPSPITPLPEWFKGKRFYLSRNVSSTDEIKLKRFVTVYGGEVTLVASESDYILSNVPKATPAEYKGEVVKPLWIFECNESETLLPTRRYNFSNY, via the exons ATGCCAAGTCTACTTTTTAAAAGCATCAAATCGTTCAGCAGCGAGGATCCA TTATTTCCCGCTTCGAATCTTCTCTCGTCCACCACCTCAACTGGCAAAAAGTGGAAATGTCAATCGGAGGGCGAAAAGTCCGCCGAAGTTGTACTGGAATTGGAGAGCTCATCGACAATAACTGCAATTGACATTGGTAATGAACATTCCGCCTTTGTTGAGGTGTTTGTGTCGAAGAATGGTGCGTCGGAATTCCAG CAAATCCTGCTGGTGTCTTCGTTCATGACGCCAGTGGAAAGTCGCAACTCCGAAACGATCAATCGCGTCCGTTGCTTCAACAAATCGGCATTGGTCGAAGATGTGGTCGAATCGAAGTGTAAATGGGATCTCGTCAAAGTGGTGTGCACGCAACCGTTCAACAAACGCGTGAAATACGGTCTGTCGTTCATAAAACTACACTCAACGGATGCCAAGGAATCCGTTAACAACATGGAATTGACGTCGGTGCCACAGAAACTGTtcggaaattttaaaattcgcGAAGATTCACCGGACTCGGATGGTGAGCCATCACAGTCGTTATTCGCACGATGGAAAGGGGCACGAAATAGCGGCGATGGTAAAGGAATGTCGCCGGTGGCATCGTTAAGTG CTGCAGCGGCTATACGAAACGCTTCAACGACAGCTTCACTCAACAATCGTTCGCCGCAAGTGAATCGAGCCGCAGTCACACCGAAACGAACCGAGCACCGGCCTAACGTTTCGGATCAGGCCGATGACGACGAAGCTATCACCAAGAAGAATCGAAATCGATCTGAGCTGATGTACGAAGAGGAAGACGATCGACCCAACGAGAAGTTGGACAAGGTCATTCTGAAGGAACGAGAACGCTTGAAAcgagagaaaagtgaaaagaaaaattcggaGAAGAAAGGAAGTTCAGCAAAGACAACACCGGCAGTCAAAGATCGTTCTGGTTCATTGCCAGCTAGCTCTAAAACGTCGAAGAATGACGCAAATAAACCCAGTTCGAGCAAAGAATCGGATCGGTCGACAGCTACGGCAACAAGTAAAACGAAACGGCAGTCGTCTCCGGTTCCTGCTGAAACACCACCAGTTAAGAAAATGAAGCCGACTAGAGAACGTACATACAAGCCGTTCCATAGGCTTCTGGAGGGTGTGGTTCTGGTTATCAGTGGAATTCAG AATCCCGCCCGAGCCAACATACGTCAGCAAGCGCTGGACATGGGAGCGAAATACAAAGCAGACTGGGAAGCGTCGTGCACACATTTGAT TTGTGCGTTCAAAAATACCCCGAAATACAGACAAGTGCATGGTCACGGTAAAATCATAACCAAAGACTGGATTGTGGAGTGTCATAAACGGAAGATGAG GATTCCTTGGAGACGTTTCGCATTGGATGGCGATGATGGTGACGCATCGGAGAGTGAAGAGGAAATATTGGATGAATCGATGAAACCATCCAAGCCAAGTAGTCAGCATTCCAATGACACAAAGCCGTCACAACCATCAACATCGAAATCTCCCAGTAAATCGACTATTG TTTTGTCCGACGATGATCCGGCCAGCGACAACGAATCCTTAGACCGCTACAATCTGAACTCATCCCGCGTCGAAAGAAATGACTTCGTCTCTTCAGGATCCGATACGGAAGACGAGATTCGTCGGGTTCTGGAAAAGAAACAGAGCTCCACCACCGACCGGATCACGAAAAGCCCACCATCCAGCGACGACATCTACAACGCTACGACGGAAGAAGACGAGGGCAACACAGTGACATCGAAACCATCACCATCACCGATCACACCACTACCGGAATGGTTCAAGGGAAAGCGATTTTATCTGAGCCGAAACGTCAGCTCGACGGATGAGATCAAACTGAAACGCTTCGTAACGGTGTATGGCGGCGAAGTGACGCTGGTCGCATCCGAATCGGATTACATTCTGTCGAATGTGCCGAAAGCAACGCCGGCCGAGTATAAGGGCGAAGTGGTGAAACCGCTGTGGATATTCGAGTGTAATGAATCGGAAACACTGCTGCCGACGAGGCGatacaatttttcgaattattgA
- the LOC119075908 gene encoding 26S proteasome non-ATPase regulatory subunit 8: MSLDSALSLYEQIKAEWVKPKQDLRKCGVLLDQLKVALTKLSFLPTGDIGVSKKELIVARDVLEIAVAYSVITKDIPAFERYMAQLKCYYFDYNTEIGESEKKYQLLGLLLLFLLSQNRVSEFHTELELLPQEIIRKNEFIRHPLALEQYLMEGSYNKIFLAKDNVPSPNYAVFMDILLDTVRGEIAACLETSYDKISLKEAARRLNLKSEKEVADYGAKKNWTLGNDGCYHFANKDAKPKEPLPSLELAEQAIFYARELEMIV; the protein is encoded by the exons ATGTCTCTAGATAGTGCTCTGTCATTGTATGAACAAATCAAAGCCGAATGGGTCAAACCCAAACAGGACCTGCGAAAATGCGGTGTACTTCTCGACCAATTGAAG GTCGCCCTAACAAAGCTATCGTTCCTGCCAACTGGCGACATTGGAGTGTCGAAAAAGGAACTGATTGTGGCCAGAGATGTCCTTGAAATTGCCGTTGCATACAGTGTGATCACAAAGGACATACCTGCGTTCGAGCGTTACATGGCACAGTTGAAGTGCTACTACTTCGATTACAACACTGAAATCGGCGAATCGGAAAAGAAGTACCAACTGCTCGGTctgctgttgttgtttctGTTATCGCAGAATCGCGTCTCCGAATTCCACACCGAATTGGAACTGTTGCCGCAGGAAATTATCCGCAAAAATGAGTTCATCCGGCATCCGTTGGCTCTGGAACAGTATCTGATGGAGGGCAGTTACAATAAGATCTTTCTGGCGAAGGACAATGTTCCGTCGCCGAACTATGCCGTTTTCATGGACATTCTGTTGGATACGGTTCGCGGTGAGATTGCCGCCTGTTTGGAAACGTCGTAcgataaaatttcgttgaaggaGGCTGCGCGCCGATTGAATTTGAAGAGTGAAAAGGAAGTGGCTGACTATGGAGCGAAG AAAAACTGGACTTTGGGCAACGACGGATGTTATCACTTTGCCAACAAAGACGCGAAGCCCAAGGAACCACTGCCATCGTTGGAACTAGCCGAACAGGCAATATTTTACGCCAGAGAACTGGAGATGATCGTTTAA